A single genomic interval of Desulfitibacter sp. BRH_c19 harbors:
- a CDS encoding beta-hydroxyacyl-ACP dehydratase, with amino-acid sequence MLDVKEIQEIIPHRYPFLLVDKIIELEEGKKAVGIKNVTINEAHFQGHFPNHPVMPGVLIIEALAQVGAVVVLKMPQYAGKIAFFAGLDKVRFRRQVVPGDQLRLEVELVKIKGPVGKGVGKAFVGEEVAAEGELTFMIG; translated from the coding sequence ATGCTAGATGTTAAAGAGATACAGGAGATAATTCCTCATCGTTATCCATTTCTACTTGTGGATAAGATTATAGAGCTTGAGGAGGGCAAGAAAGCAGTAGGTATAAAAAATGTCACAATAAATGAAGCTCATTTTCAGGGGCACTTTCCAAACCATCCTGTAATGCCAGGGGTCTTAATAATAGAAGCCCTTGCACAAGTGGGAGCTGTTGTTGTTTTAAAAATGCCTCAATATGCTGGCAAAATTGCTTTTTTTGCTGGATTAGATAAAGTGAGGTTTAGAAGGCAGGTAGTTCCAGGAGATCAACTTAGACTAGAGGTCGAACTGGTGAAAATAAAGGGACCCGTAGGTAAAGGTGTTGGAAAAGCCTTTGTGGGTGAAGAAGTGGCTGCTGAAGGGGAACTAACTTTCATGATAGGTTAG